DNA sequence from the Balaenoptera acutorostrata unplaced genomic scaffold, mBalAcu1.1 scaffold_1482, whole genome shotgun sequence genome:
tttgattAATTCTGGATTTCTTGAACTGCTACCTGTGTATAAGTCATAGGAATTTTTCCCTCTTATTTCCAGTTTCAAATTTGTGTAAATAGTGTGCTGTATGTTTTAGAGAACATACTTTAActcattttcttgtttaaaaaattccatataaAATGGATATCTGAAGATATGTTCTTTGTTTATAAACAAAAATGTCATCATTTCCAAAAGGTCATTAGTTTTGTGACATTGAACTTTTAGTTCTTTATTAAGTGTTACTTTGTTGTTAATACCGCAAAGAAAACTGAATTGCATGTTTTCCCTCCTGAAAATTGAATTattagtatatttaaaatttgaattgcTTATTCCCTGAAGTATAAAATACCACTGTGTTCGTTATGAGATTTATAGATAAAAGTAGAACTgctctcttcattttcttaattatatttttcatttatacttAGTTTTATTTGCTAGGATACAAGAGGTGATTAGCTATTTTATctaatttctagttttttgaatAAGTCATTTgtcaatatttacatttttaaaaataatatggaaaaatCTGGCGACTTCTATTTTTAATCAAAGCTATAAACATTATTGTAAATTGAAATACTAGGGGAATTTAGGTAAAAGGAGGGGATGATTCTTTTATGATAGGAGAGAATGTGGTATCATACTAAAAGCTACAAGAAAATGGGATACAGAAAGACTAAGACCTGGTTACTGTCCTCAAGCAGTTTACAGTGTAGTTGGTGAACTAGGTGaatgattaaataagaaaaatcacaggACTGTACAATAATACAGGAAAACATAATTGTCAAAGGAATGGATAGCAGGTTCTGTAACATTTAAGGAGATAGAATAGGTAGAATTTGAATACCTGGATAAGAGAAAGATGGGAGAAAAAGAGATTGAGAAGTGAGAAGTATTGTagagaaagaatgaggaaaagaatTAAACATTACAAAACCAGGGAGCCTTTCAGGAtgcatgtgtttcttttcttcttcttctttttttttaaaatgggatcaTGTTATTTCTAGGCTTCATTTCCAGGTAATATGTCTTATAagtataatatattttgaaattaaaattattcttatcATCTTTTATCTTTCCCAAGAGTCATCATCCTGGAATGCTTTGTGTCATGAGAGTGTCATCTACATTACCAAGACTCAGAATTGATTTTATCTTTAGTCTCCTAAGTAAATATGCTATGGGTATAAGGTACACCCTGGACACATGTTTGCATCAGAAGTGCCAACTTGAGGCCACTAATGAAGATGATGACGATACTAACCAGTCAGTATCTTCCATCGAAGATGACTTTGTCACTGCCTTTGAGCACTTAGAGGAGGAAGAGACTTCAAAGCCATATAATGATGGTTTGTTCTTTactagatttttttcttgaaatagaGAATTAAGGTGTAAAGttcagttttaaaagttttaaggcAGACTTGTTCagttgaaatttattttgaaatttgatcAAGTTTAAGCatctaaatctttttttctgattgagGAATTAATTTCCTTGTGATTTTAAGTTCATCGTTATCTGGTTTttagttttgttctttctcttcttatttagGTAGTACTGTTCAAGTACTGTTTCCCTTATTACATTAAGCGTTTGGAACATGCCTAAGTTCAAATTTGAGCAGACTTAGCTGACAGAGTCACCTAAATATTAGTGTTTCTAACATGCGACAGTGTGCTAGGCATTCTGTAGACCAGGTATTCCCAGATGTGGGGTAAAATAAAGCATGTACTTGCTTTTAAGTATGATTTGGGATGAACCTGTTAAACAATATAGTGTAGAAGACACagtacaaataaatatttcatgcttCAAGTCTACTTATTCCCattgatttaaattaattaaaaaattctgttcaagaataatcattttattcttttcctgtaGGAATAAACATTACTGCACTAAGGAGCCAGTGTGATGCTGCTTCACAGACTATTTCTGGTCACCGTTTAGAAACCCATGATTTCAGGGTTCTGGTTGGCTCTGGGTGGCAGAAGTCATTGGCTAAACCTTCTGCTTCTTTAATAAGTATTCTGGGACATAAAGAACTGCCTTCTGTGAAACCTTCAGTCACGACATCAGTTTCTGAGCCTTGGGTCCAAAGGAGTTTCTATAGGTCATCTACTGCTTCAGATAAAGATAGTGATGCTGATGTGCAGAaacagtttttctcttcttctcctgcctACTCGTCTGAATCAGAATGCTCAAGTCCAAGTCCTGTTATTTTCTTGGATGAAGAAGGAtatcaaaaaagtttaaaagcaaaacttgagTTACCTAAAATTCCTGTGATGAAAGATGATATTGAGGATTCAGACTCAGAAGTAAGTGAGTTTTTCGATAGCTTTGATCAGTTTGATGAACTAGAACAGACTTTGGAGTCTGCTTGTCCATTTCTAAAAGATCCTGCCATAGGGAAGCTGTCACAAAAAAAAGGGCACAAACATGAAAAATTGTGTTCTGTAACCACTACAATGAATCCTCAAAAATTCAAGTTTGATCGTCCAGCTCTCCCAGCTAATGTTAGGAAGCCAACTCCTCGTAAACCAGAATCCCCTTACAGTAACCTGTGTGATGCTCCAGATTCTCCCCGCCCAATGAAGGCATCAGGGGAAGACAGTGGTTTGTTTAGCCCTATTCGATCCTCTGCTTTTAGTCCTCTTGGAGGCTGTACTTCTGCTGAATGTTTTTGCCAAACAGATATTGGTGAAGATAGGATTCATGAAAATCATGATTCTGTGTATTATACCTATGAAGATTACGCAGATAGCCTTTCATGTGAAGTACTGGGCTCGGTTCTTTATACCCAACATACAAATGCAACATCCAACATTAATGGtattaaaaagggagaaaataaaatggtagctCTTAAGTGTGGAAGCCTTGATCAAAAaagtaaatctaaaaataaatcctCAATGATTAAAGATAGCATTCAGAAGTTTGCAGCAGATCTTGTGGAGAAAAGTTTTGGCAGTGCATTTAAAGACTTACAGAAAGGAGTCTTTTCATGTACCAATGCTTTGTGCCAATTAGCCGTCAAATTGACATCATCCG
Encoded proteins:
- the LOC103001955 gene encoding A-kinase anchor protein 11; translation: VQQEHLKDDVMVIPLCQIRQAVHIFSARLDQSFSEDVFQSVKSLLQSEKELCSVSAEDCLKQDEHASLTEVTFLGFNEETDAAHIQDLAAVSLELPDLLNSLHFCSLNENEIICMKDINKSSDINNGPLNQSHHPGMLCVMRVSSTLPRLRIDFIFSLLSKYAMGIRYTLDTCLHQKCQLEATNEDDDDTNQSVSSIEDDFVTAFEHLEEEETSKPYNDGINITALRSQCDAASQTISGHRLETHDFRVLVGSGWQKSLAKPSASLISILGHKELPSVKPSVTTSVSEPWVQRSFYRSSTASDKDSDADVQKQFFSSSPAYSSESECSSPSPVIFLDEEGYQKSLKAKLELPKIPVMKDDIEDSDSEVSEFFDSFDQFDELEQTLESACPFLKDPAIGKLSQKKGHKHEKLCSVTTTMNPQKFKFDRPALPANVRKPTPRKPESPYSNLCDAPDSPRPMKASGEDSGLFSPIRSSAFSPLGGCTSAECFCQTDIGEDRIHENHDSVYYTYEDYADSLSCEVLGSVLYTQHTNATSNINGIKKGENKMVALKCGSLDQKSKSKNKSSMIKDSIQKFAADLVEKSFGSAFKDLQKGVFSCTNALCQLAVKLTSSVFQMAFNELRRQRAFSLKERAISGLANFLVSEAFANALKDLQYVKKQIFTNTVARFAADLAEELVFEGIMEVCQFSYPPTPASPQCRSFDYEDKVVKSYAKDLSESVIQEAFIELSQVDVTFTTKAAVSVSTDNIKYVSAENVVPSTQTSTFSPTFNGQTIMVTKPMQEYKKEYTVQQALFCTSGVVTSIPVPLAGSALLPYHISSNMYQAKSHPSSDDSNLNGGSTQAGVATKNKE